A DNA window from Candidatus Omnitrophota bacterium contains the following coding sequences:
- the alaS gene encoding alanine--tRNA ligase, whose product MQSTELRKRFLDFFKARGHTLKESDALIPSGDPTVLFTSAGMNQFKDYFLGKRTDIKRAASCQMCLRTGDLDHVGRSASHHSFFEMLGNFSFGDYFKKDAIAWAWEFLTGTTDYAGTPSRDREKLCLPLPKEKLWVSIYEEDEEAAALWRALGVPAERIKRFGQAENFWPANAPTAGPNGPCGPCSEVYYDPEGKIGGPASVEVWNLVFTQFDRQPDGALKPLPKPNIDTGMGLERLTRVLQEVETNRKVETDYDTDLFNLMMHDIRAWPRGKNVKPDQVEFAERAIADHVRAIVFLLAEGLLPSNDSRGYVLRMLIRRAHRLGRSVLDLKPSSPGKSWKSTDPRSQALLVHLVPSVIAVMSGSPYEKSLNARRQVIQQAILQEEAQFVETLVSGTSKLNELIEKLRATKISVIPGEEAFKLYDTYGFPVELTVDVARDRGLTVDRAGFDAAMKTQQERSRIGSQFGGGVFVTDAMQVRSAIPALPPKEQLFVGYEQLQSDAVIKGLWDGKAWVNQARAGQSIGIVLDRSPFYGEAGGQAGDTGVIEAPKGAAKVQHTLWADDVLIHHATVEQGTLSVNDPVRAAVDAARRLKIARSHTATHLLHWALRKVLGPDAVQAGSSVEAERVRFDFSSLKPLQEEQRYDVETLVNNRVRLVDDVSTDQLSLEEAKRQGALALFGEKYGGKVRVVTIGDYSKELCGGTHVPHTGFVGALMIVGESSIAAGTRRVEALVGEAASAYEAKHRRVLYEAAKRLGRPAHDVVAGLEELLEQIKTLEHARKNLQHELAKVQAARYIAEGKKLNGVTLVTSTIKQADRELLAVLADAIRGTMGREGVVILASSNGSSEAALVMAVTSDLTSKIHAGQMLKTIAPLTQGSGGGRPEFAQAGGKDPSGIPAALQRAEELIRAALA is encoded by the coding sequence ATGCAGAGCACTGAGCTTCGCAAGCGATTCCTGGATTTTTTCAAGGCGCGCGGCCATACGCTCAAGGAGAGCGATGCGCTGATTCCCAGCGGCGATCCGACGGTGCTCTTTACCTCCGCCGGGATGAATCAGTTTAAAGACTATTTTCTTGGCAAGCGCACCGATATCAAACGCGCAGCCTCATGCCAGATGTGCTTGCGGACGGGCGACTTGGATCATGTCGGCCGAAGTGCCAGCCACCACTCGTTCTTTGAAATGCTCGGCAACTTTTCCTTCGGCGATTACTTCAAGAAGGACGCCATCGCGTGGGCCTGGGAATTTTTGACCGGCACCACGGATTACGCCGGCACGCCAAGCCGCGATCGCGAGAAGCTCTGCCTGCCGCTTCCAAAAGAGAAATTGTGGGTCAGCATCTACGAGGAAGATGAAGAGGCGGCAGCCCTGTGGCGAGCACTGGGAGTTCCGGCGGAGCGGATCAAGCGCTTCGGCCAAGCCGAGAACTTCTGGCCGGCCAATGCGCCTACGGCGGGGCCGAATGGCCCATGCGGGCCATGCTCGGAAGTGTATTACGATCCTGAGGGGAAGATCGGCGGTCCTGCGTCGGTTGAGGTGTGGAATCTGGTCTTTACCCAGTTTGATCGGCAACCCGATGGCGCCTTGAAACCGCTGCCCAAGCCCAACATCGACACCGGCATGGGGCTGGAGCGGCTGACGCGGGTGCTCCAAGAGGTGGAAACGAACAGAAAAGTAGAAACAGACTACGACACGGACTTGTTTAACCTCATGATGCATGACATCCGTGCTTGGCCACGCGGCAAGAACGTGAAACCCGATCAGGTCGAATTTGCGGAGCGAGCCATTGCGGATCATGTGCGGGCGATCGTATTCTTGCTGGCTGAGGGGTTGCTGCCTTCGAATGATTCTCGCGGGTATGTGCTGCGGATGCTCATCCGTCGCGCACACCGGCTTGGCCGCAGCGTGCTGGATCTGAAACCAAGCAGCCCTGGGAAAAGCTGGAAATCAACAGATCCGAGATCCCAGGCATTGCTTGTTCACCTTGTTCCATCGGTCATTGCGGTGATGTCCGGCTCCCCATATGAAAAGAGCCTGAATGCTCGCCGGCAGGTCATCCAGCAGGCAATTCTGCAGGAAGAGGCGCAGTTTGTCGAGACGCTCGTCAGCGGAACATCGAAGCTGAACGAACTCATCGAGAAATTGCGCGCAACGAAGATATCCGTCATCCCTGGCGAGGAGGCTTTCAAGCTGTATGACACGTATGGGTTTCCGGTCGAGTTGACCGTTGATGTGGCTCGTGACCGAGGGTTGACGGTGGATCGGGCGGGGTTCGACGCTGCGATGAAAACCCAGCAGGAACGCTCGCGTATCGGCAGCCAGTTCGGCGGCGGGGTGTTTGTGACCGACGCCATGCAGGTTCGCTCGGCCATCCCAGCGCTGCCGCCCAAAGAGCAGCTCTTCGTGGGCTATGAGCAGCTGCAATCCGATGCGGTGATCAAAGGGTTGTGGGACGGCAAGGCGTGGGTCAATCAAGCCCGTGCTGGGCAATCCATCGGGATCGTGCTCGATCGCTCGCCGTTTTACGGCGAAGCCGGCGGCCAAGCTGGCGATACGGGAGTCATCGAAGCGCCCAAAGGAGCCGCGAAGGTTCAGCACACCCTCTGGGCGGATGATGTGCTGATCCATCACGCGACGGTGGAGCAGGGAACGCTCAGCGTCAATGACCCGGTTCGGGCGGCGGTAGATGCTGCGCGGCGTTTGAAAATCGCCCGCAGCCACACGGCAACACACTTGCTGCACTGGGCGCTGCGCAAGGTGCTCGGGCCCGATGCGGTGCAGGCCGGCTCCTCTGTGGAAGCTGAGCGCGTGCGGTTTGACTTTTCATCGCTGAAACCGCTGCAGGAAGAGCAGCGGTATGACGTGGAAACACTGGTCAACAATCGCGTTCGACTGGTTGACGATGTCAGCACCGATCAGTTGTCGCTGGAGGAAGCGAAACGACAAGGTGCGCTCGCCCTCTTCGGCGAAAAATACGGCGGCAAGGTCCGCGTGGTGACGATCGGCGATTATTCGAAAGAGCTCTGCGGCGGCACGCATGTGCCGCACACCGGGTTTGTCGGCGCGTTGATGATCGTCGGGGAAAGCTCCATCGCCGCCGGCACGCGCCGCGTTGAAGCGCTGGTCGGCGAGGCGGCCTCGGCCTATGAAGCCAAACACCGCCGCGTGTTGTACGAGGCGGCCAAGCGGCTGGGCCGGCCGGCGCATGACGTGGTGGCCGGCCTTGAAGAGCTGCTTGAGCAGATCAAGACGCTTGAGCATGCGCGGAAAAACTTGCAGCACGAATTGGCCAAGGTGCAGGCGGCTCGCTACATTGCCGAGGGCAAGAAGCTCAATGGTGTGACACTCGTGACGTCAACAATCAAGCAAGCGGATCGAGAGCTGCTGGCCGTGCTGGCCGATGCGATCCGAGGAACGATGGGGCGCGAAGGGGTCGTGATCTTAGCGTCTTCCAACGGTTCATCCGAGGCGGCGCTGGTCATGGCCGTGACGAGCGATCTGACGTCCAAGATTCATGCCGGGCAGATGCTCAAAACCATTGCGCCGCTCACACAGGGCAGCGGCGGCGGCCGTCCGGAGTTCGCCCAAGCCGGCGGCAAGGATCCCTCCGGGATCCCGGCGGCGTTGCAACGAGCGGAAGAACTGATACGAGCAGCGTTGGCATGA
- the hisD gene encoding histidinol dehydrogenase: MKLISTNSQEWQKLCARLTVRKRKLEERVRQIIDAVYDGGDEALLRLTRKFDKVKLAPRQLRVTEAEISGAFQHLDPKFALQLKSAIQNVNAFYSRPRLKPVRAIDGDGVVLSEKFDPLERVGVYIPGGTASLVSTVYMTVIPARKAGVKRLILATPPRRDGAVDPHILAVASLLDVDEVYRMGGAQAIAAMAFGTKTIPKVDKIVGPGNAYVAEAKRQLFGYIDIDTIAGPSEIAVIADRYANPDYVLADLMGETEHAGGIGFLVTTSRALAKLSRKQIPGGYCMKVKNLDEAVAVANQLAPEHLELMVRSPQKLAKRITAAGAIFLGPYSPVTVGDYVAGPSHVLPTGGAARVFSGLGIDDFTRRTHIISYTKKALERMREPLERLTAVEGLPRHFDAVKVRLT, from the coding sequence ATGAAACTCATCTCGACGAACAGCCAGGAGTGGCAAAAATTGTGCGCGCGACTGACCGTGCGAAAACGAAAGCTTGAAGAACGCGTGCGGCAGATCATCGATGCGGTGTACGACGGCGGGGATGAGGCGCTGCTGCGTTTGACGCGCAAGTTCGACAAGGTCAAGCTCGCACCCAGACAACTCCGCGTCACCGAAGCGGAAATTTCCGGCGCGTTTCAGCATTTGGACCCGAAGTTTGCGCTGCAGCTGAAGAGCGCGATTCAAAACGTCAATGCCTTCTACAGCCGGCCGCGGCTCAAACCCGTTCGCGCCATCGATGGCGATGGCGTAGTACTCAGCGAGAAGTTTGATCCGCTGGAGCGGGTCGGGGTCTACATCCCCGGCGGCACCGCGAGCCTCGTGTCGACGGTCTACATGACGGTGATTCCAGCGCGCAAGGCCGGGGTCAAGCGCCTCATTCTGGCCACACCGCCGCGCAGGGATGGCGCCGTTGATCCGCACATCCTGGCGGTCGCCAGCTTGCTCGACGTCGATGAAGTCTATCGGATGGGCGGAGCCCAGGCCATTGCGGCCATGGCCTTCGGCACGAAGACGATCCCGAAGGTGGATAAGATCGTCGGCCCGGGCAACGCCTATGTGGCCGAAGCCAAACGGCAGCTCTTCGGGTACATCGACATTGATACGATCGCCGGCCCGTCGGAAATTGCGGTGATCGCGGATCGGTACGCGAACCCCGACTATGTGCTCGCAGATTTGATGGGCGAAACCGAGCATGCCGGCGGCATCGGCTTTTTGGTGACCACATCCAGAGCGTTGGCGAAGCTATCACGCAAGCAGATTCCCGGCGGCTACTGCATGAAAGTGAAGAATCTTGATGAGGCGGTGGCGGTGGCGAATCAGCTGGCCCCGGAGCATCTGGAGCTCATGGTGCGCTCGCCGCAGAAATTGGCCAAGCGGATCACTGCCGCCGGCGCGATATTCCTCGGACCGTACTCGCCAGTGACCGTGGGTGACTACGTCGCCGGGCCAAGCCACGTGCTGCCGACCGGCGGGGCGGCTCGGGTGTTTTCCGGCTTAGGCATCGATGATTTCACGCGCCGCACCCACATCATTTCCTATACGAAGAAGGCGTTGGAACGCATGCGAGAGCCGCTGGAGCGCCTGACGGCCGTCGAAGGTCTGCCTCGCCATTTTGATGCCGTCAAAGTGCGACTAACCTAA
- a CDS encoding RecX family transcriptional regulator: MVTECRRRGILDDGACARLWADHWARAGFAWRAIAQRLAAKGLDGAAIDQAARAVGATDADDERRVAAWLALQSDRHHSPVERLARRLASRGFTTDIIERVLHAEH; encoded by the coding sequence ATGGTCACTGAGTGTCGACGGCGCGGGATTCTTGATGATGGGGCGTGCGCGCGGCTGTGGGCGGATCACTGGGCGCGGGCAGGGTTCGCGTGGCGCGCGATTGCGCAGCGTCTGGCCGCCAAGGGTCTTGATGGGGCGGCCATTGACCAGGCGGCGCGTGCGGTGGGTGCAACGGATGCGGATGACGAGCGCCGCGTCGCAGCGTGGCTGGCCCTCCAGTCTGATCGGCATCATTCACCTGTTGAGCGCTTGGCTCGGCGGTTAGCCTCTAGAGGATTCACTACGGACATCATCGAGCGCGTCCTTCATGCAGAGCACTGA